In the genome of Gammaproteobacteria bacterium, the window AAGAAGATTGGTGTAGTGGTTTTGATGACGATTTCACTGTTGCTTGCCGCTTGTGCCGAGCTGGAAAAAAATGCGGGCAAGGGGGCTGAAAATATCAGGAAAATACCCGATAACGTCTGGAAGGGGAAGTAAGTAATCGAAAACGTATTGGGTGACGTTCGCGCTGCTCTCGGGTGATTGACCACCCACCGGCGGTTGCATCCCCGATTTCATCGGGGCCCCTGCGCCGCGCCTCGGGTGGTCCACCGTCAGTCGCATCCCCACTTGCGTGGGGGCCCTGCTCTGCGCCTCGGGCGGCCGGTTGTAATTTTTCGCCTTCCTTATAGACTATACCCAGGATTTAGTTAACTTTTTGCCAAGGAGTCGCCCGTGTCTCACAAGTTTCTGAAATCGGTCTTTCTGCTGTCAGCGCTTTGTCTGGCCATTACGGCCTGTAGCAAGAAGGAAGAGGCCCCGGCAGGGAGTAGCGCGGCACCCTCTGCTGCTGCGGATGTGATGGTGGTGAAGATTGGCTCCGTCGCGCCATTGACCGGGCCGCAGTCGCATCTCGGTAAAGATCAGGAAAACGGTATCCGTCTGGCGCTGGAAGAGGCCAATGCCGGCGGTATCACCCTCGGGGGTAAACAGGTGAAATTCGATCTCGTTAGCGAGGATGATCAGGCCGACCCCAAAACTGCCACCGTTGTCGCCCAGAAACTGGTGGATGATCAAGTCAAGGGCGTGATCGGCCACTTGAATTCGGGCACCTCGATTCCGGCCTCCAAGATTTATTCCGATGCCGGCATCGCGCAAATCTCGCCTTCGGCCACCGCCGTGGCCTATACCGCTCAGGGTTTCAAGACCGCTTTCCGCGTGATGACCAATGATTCGCAACAGGGCAAGGTGCTGGGCGAGTTTGCGGTTAAAGGGCTGGGCGGCAAGAAGATTGCCATCATCGATGACCGCACGGCCTACGGTCAGGGGCTGGCCGATGAAGTGGAGAAGACCGCCAAGGCTGTGGGTGGGACGATTGTTACGCACGAATACACCACTGACAAATCCACCGACTTCATGGCGATTTTGACCGCCATCAAAGGTAAAAAGCCGGACGTGATTTTCTTTGGCGGGATGGATAGTCAGGCAGGTCCCATGGCCAAACAATTGAAGGGGCTGGGCGTGAAGGCCAAGTTGCTGGGCGGCGATGGTTTCCAATCGTCCCAATTCATTAAACTGGCGGGCGCCGATGCTGAAGGTATGTACGCATCATCGCCGGGTTTGCCGCTGGAGCAAATGCCGGGCGGCAACGAGTTCAATCAGAAGTTCTCGGCCAAGTATGGCCAGATTCAGATTTATGCGCCATATGCCTATGATGCAACGAAGGCGATGATTGAGGCGATGAAGCATGCGAACTCAGCTGAGCCAGCGCAATATCTGCCGGAGCTGGTCAAAACCAACTTCACCGGCGTGACCGGCCCGATTGCCTTTGATGAGAAGGGCGACATTCAGGGAGGCGCAGTCACGGTGTATCAAGTACAAAATGGGCAGTGGGTGGTTGCCAAGTAACTACAGGGTAACGCGCAGGTCATACCCTTGGATATCTTTCTCCAGCAGTTGATCAACGGCCTGGTGCTCGGCAGCGTTTATGCGCTGGTGGCACTGGGTTATACCATGGTCTATGGCATCCTTGAATTGATCAACTTCGCCCACGGCGAAGTGACCATGATGGGCGCGATGGTGGCGTTGGCAGTGATCGGCGCATTGGTGGCGAGTGGCGTCGCGCTGCCCGGTGTGTTGATCGTATTGTTTGGGCTGATGGTGGCGGTGTTGGTTTGCGCTGCCTTGGGTTTCACTATCGAGCGTGTTGCTTATCGTCCTTTGCGTCACGCACCGCGGCTAGCGCCGTTGATCACCGCGATTGGTGTTTCCATCGTCTTGCAAAACACGGCGATGATTATCTGGGGCCGTCAGTACATCACCTTTCCACCACTGCTCGAAATCGAGCGTTACAGCATCGGTGGCGCAACAATCTCCAATCTGCAGATTTTCATTGTCTTATTGTCAGCGTCGATGATGGTGGCATTGGTGCTGCTCATCAATCGCACCCGCATGGGCCGCGCCATGCGCGCTACGGCGCAGAATAAATCGGTGGCGGGTTTGATGGGTGTGAACATCAATAGCGTCATCTCGATGACGTTCATTCTCGGCTCGATTCTCGCTGCCGTCGCCGGTGTGATGGTCAGCGCCTATTATGGTCTGGCGCATTACTACATGGGTTTTATGCTCGGATTGAAAGCATTCACTGCGGCTGTGTTGGGCGGTATCGGCAACATCCCTGGCGCCATGCTCGGTGGTTTGTTGCTGGGCGTGATCGAAAGTCTGGGTGCCGGTTATATCGGCCCGCTGACGGGCGGATTTATGGGCAGCCACTATCAGGACGTGTTCGCGTTTTTTGTTTTGATATTAGTGCTGGTACTGCGGCCGTCGGGATTGCTTGGCGAGCGAGTGTCGGATCGGGCTTGATGGCCCTCTCCCGGCCCTCCGGGCCACCCTCTCCCGCAAGCGGGCGAGGGAATGCTGCGTACTAAGTCCCCGCTTGCGGGCGAGGGAATGCCTCGTAACTAAGACCCCTCTCCCGCTTGCGGGAGAGGGGTAGGGGAGAGGGAAGATTTTTTTGACTTCGTCATTTTGCAGAGAACATTTGATTTCGATTGTATGCAGGCATATCTAGAACGCTTAAGACACGATCGACGCGCCGCCTGGGCTGCATTTATTGCCATTGGAATTTTATTGGCGGTGTTGCCGTTTCTCGCCGATGCCGGATTGGGCCGGAGCTGGGTGCGGATTCTGGATTTTGTGCTGCTCTACATCATGCTGGCGTTGGGGCTGAACATCGTCGTCGGTTATGCTGGGTTGCTGGACTTGGGCTACGTCGCGTTTTATGCCGTTGGCGCCTACGTGTTCGCATTATTATCTTCACCGCATTTTGGGATTCATTTGCCATTTTGGATGGTGCTGCCGATGGGCGCTGTCGCAGCCGGTATCTTTGGTGTCTTGCTCGGTGCGCCAACACTGCGTCTGCGTGGCGATTATCTGGCGATTGTTACGCTCGGTTTCGGCGAGATCATTCGCATTTTCTTGAACAACCTCAACACGCCGGTGAATATCACCAATGGCCCGCAAGGCATTAATCTCATCGATCCGATCGCCGTTGGCGATTTCTCGCTGAGCCAAACGCATACTCTGCTTGGCATCCAGTTCCCCAGCACCTATGGTTACTACTATTTCTTTTTATTGTTGACGTTGGGGATCATTTTTGTCTCGATCCGGTTGCAGAATTCACGCATCGGTCGCGCCTGGGTCGCGATACGCGAAGATGAAGTGGCCGCTGCCGCGATGGGCATTAATACCCGCAACATCAAGCTGCTGGCTTTCGCCATGGGCGCCTCATTTGGTGGTCTCAGCGGCGGTTTGTTCGCGGGCTTTCAAGGCTTTGTCAGCCCCGAGAGTTTTAATCTCATGGAATCGATCATGATCCTGTGCATGGTGGTGCTGGGTGGCATGGGCAATATCGTCGGTGTGATTCTGGGGGCGGTGTTTCTGACCGTGTTGCCCGAAGCGTTGCGCTATGTCGGCACCTTGCAGCAGGCATTGTTCGGCCAGGTCTATGCCGATCCCGCTGATCTGCGGATGTTGATCTTTGGCATCGCCATGATCCTGATCATGCTCTATCGCCCGGCAGGACTGGTGCCGTCACGCCGTCGTCGCCGTGAATTGGAAGCCGAAGCGGATGTTGCCGATCAAGAGCGGGATTCGGTTTATGACACCAAACGCTGATAATGCGTTGCTCGTCGCTGAAAATCTCTCCAAAAGTTTTGGTGGGATTACGGCGTTAACGGATGTCAGCTTTGGCATTAATCGCGGCGAGATTTATGGGCTGATCGGCCCCAATGGCGCCGGTAAGACCACGCTC includes:
- a CDS encoding branched-chain amino acid ABC transporter substrate-binding protein — its product is MVVKIGSVAPLTGPQSHLGKDQENGIRLALEEANAGGITLGGKQVKFDLVSEDDQADPKTATVVAQKLVDDQVKGVIGHLNSGTSIPASKIYSDAGIAQISPSATAVAYTAQGFKTAFRVMTNDSQQGKVLGEFAVKGLGGKKIAIIDDRTAYGQGLADEVEKTAKAVGGTIVTHEYTTDKSTDFMAILTAIKGKKPDVIFFGGMDSQAGPMAKQLKGLGVKAKLLGGDGFQSSQFIKLAGADAEGMYASSPGLPLEQMPGGNEFNQKFSAKYGQIQIYAPYAYDATKAMIEAMKHANSAEPAQYLPELVKTNFTGVTGPIAFDEKGDIQGGAVTVYQVQNGQWVVAK
- a CDS encoding branched-chain amino acid ABC transporter permease; the encoded protein is MDIFLQQLINGLVLGSVYALVALGYTMVYGILELINFAHGEVTMMGAMVALAVIGALVASGVALPGVLIVLFGLMVAVLVCAALGFTIERVAYRPLRHAPRLAPLITAIGVSIVLQNTAMIIWGRQYITFPPLLEIERYSIGGATISNLQIFIVLLSASMMVALVLLINRTRMGRAMRATAQNKSVAGLMGVNINSVISMTFILGSILAAVAGVMVSAYYGLAHYYMGFMLGLKAFTAAVLGGIGNIPGAMLGGLLLGVIESLGAGYIGPLTGGFMGSHYQDVFAFFVLILVLVLRPSGLLGERVSDRA
- a CDS encoding ABC transporter ATP-binding protein is translated as MQAYLERLRHDRRAAWAAFIAIGILLAVLPFLADAGLGRSWVRILDFVLLYIMLALGLNIVVGYAGLLDLGYVAFYAVGAYVFALLSSPHFGIHLPFWMVLPMGAVAAGIFGVLLGAPTLRLRGDYLAIVTLGFGEIIRIFLNNLNTPVNITNGPQGINLIDPIAVGDFSLSQTHTLLGIQFPSTYGYYYFFLLLTLGIIFVSIRLQNSRIGRAWVAIREDEVAAAAMGINTRNIKLLAFAMGASFGGLSGGLFAGFQGFVSPESFNLMESIMILCMVVLGGMGNIVGVILGAVFLTVLPEALRYVGTLQQALFGQVYADPADLRMLIFGIAMILIMLYRPAGLVPSRRRRRELEAEADVADQERDSVYDTKR